A window of Nocardia arthritidis genomic DNA:
AGTCGCCGCTGCCGGAGCGAATTCCGTGCAGCGCGAACACCACCGACTTCTTCGCCGCCTCGCTCGGCGGCACCGGGGTGGGCTCGGTGGCCTGGATCGGTTCGGTGATGGCCCAGCACAGGATGTCGAACCGCTGGCCGGGATAGTCCTCCCGGACCGAGTCGACGGCGACGATATCGTCGTGGGTGGCCAGCGGCACCACCCGCTGGGTCCCCGTCGGCAGCGCCTCCAGATCCCGGCTGTCCTCGTCGGCCACCGTGACGTCGTCGTCGGCGCGCAGCTGCACGACCTTCGGCGCCCGATGACCGAGCTCGGCGAATTCGCGCATCCACTGGATCCGCAGATTGGTGACGAACGGCGTGCCCATCACGAGTTCGGCGATGGTGTACCGGCGCAGCAGCGGTGCGAACAGCCACAGCAGGATTCGCTGCGGCCAGGCCTGCCGCGCCGGGTCGAAGCCGCGGTTCGGCGTCGCGAGCAGCACGATCCGGGTGACGGCCCGCGCCCAGGACAGTGCGGGTCCGTCGATGCCGCAGCGCGCCTGCAGATACGCGTAGCGCACCAGCAATCCGCCGATGCCGTGCCCGATGAGAACGACCTCGCGGGTGCGCCGCGGACCGATGCGGTAGCTGTCGATGCGGTCGGCCAGATCCCGCGCGTGCGCGGCGAGTCCCGCGCGGGAGAACCGGCGCACCGGATCGGGAAACTCCCAGTAGATGGTCTCGTCGTCGCTGTAACCCGGCACTGTTCGCAGTCGTTCGAACAGGCCGGCGACGGCGCCGGGACGCTCCGACGTGCGTCCGACGTAGATGATGAGTCGCTTGTGGCTGCTTGCGGATGTCACCGCGTCCCCCCGGATCGGCTGCTGTCGATTCTAGGCCCTGCCTTGAAATCCCGTGCGGCGCGCCCCGGCCGTCGCCTCCCACGCGCGACGGACTCATCCGACTGGACTACGAGTCAGAACCTAGGTCCTACCAGCAATATCGATTGCGGCGCGCGGTTCGTTTCGGTGAGTGGGATCGCGGCGTCAGTAGAGCGCCTGCCGGGCTCGGCGATACGCGGCCCGGATGTCGGCGCCGATCGTCGCATCGGCGGGCGCCGGGATCTCGGCCGCGGTGCGCGCGGGCCAGTTCGGCGGATCGGCCTTGCCGGACAGCGCCCACGCCGCCTGCCGCGCCGCGCCGAGCGCGACATATTCCCCGGGTTCGGGCACGGTGACGGTGACGCCGAAGATCTCGGCGGCCAGCCGGGCGACCAGCGGTGAACCGGCCGCACCGCCGATGAGCAGCACCCGGCGCGGCGCGGCGCCGAGCGCGTCGAGCGCATCGGCCATATTGCAGAGCATGCCCTCGTATGCGGCGCGGGCAATGTTGCGGGGGCGCATGGTATCCGGGCGCAAACCGTGCAGGCTGCCCGCGACGTGCGGCAGGTTCGGGGTGCGTTCGCCGGTGAGGTAGGGGAGCAGCACGATCCCGCCCGCGCCCGGATTCGCCTGCGCGGCAAGGTCTTCGAAAGTCCGCTGGTCCACGCCGAGTAGATCGGCGACCGAGCCGAGCACCCGGGCCGCGTTGAGGGTGCACACCAGCGGCAGGAAAGCGCCTGTGGCGTCGGCGAATCCGGCGACAGCGCCGGTGGGGTCCGCGCTCGGCACGGTATTTCTGGCGAAGACGGTGCCGCTGGTGCCGAGGGAGACGACGACATCGCCGGGCCCGATGGCCAAACCCAGTGCGGCCCCGGCATTGTCGCCGGTGCCCGCGGCCACCGGCACCCCGGCCGGGGTCCAGCCGACGATCTCCGCGGGCGCGGCGACCCTGGGCAGCTCGGGCTCGCGTCCCCGGAAGGCAAGCGACAGAATATCTTTGCGGTATTCGCCGGTGACGGGCGACCAGTAGCCGGTGCCCGACGCGTCGCCGCGATCGGTGGTCGGTTCGGCGTCGGCGCCGCGCAACCGCCAGGTCAGGTAGTCGTGCGGCAGCATGATGCGGCGGGTGCGGTCGGCGAGTTCGGGTTCGTGGTCGGCGAACCAGCGCAGCTTGGCGACGGTGAACGCGGCCAGCGGAACGCTGCCGACGGCGTCGGCCCAGGCCCGCGGCCCGCCGAATTCGGTGACGAGCTGTTCGGCGGCGGCCGCGGAGCGGGTGTCGTTCCACAGCAGCGCGTCGCGCACCGGGCGGTGCGTCCCGTCCAGGGCGACCAACCCGTGCTGCTGGCCGGCGATGGCGATCGCGTCGACCCGGTGGAACCGGCCATTGCCGACGGAATGCAGTGCCTGCCACCAGGATTCGGGGGAGACCTCGGTGCCGTCGGGATGTGGGGCGGTGGCCCGGTCCAGGATTTCGCCGGTATCGGCGTCGCAGACGACCACCTTGCACGACTGTGTGGAGCTGTCCACGCCCGCGACGGTCGTCATCGGCGGCCTCGATTCGGATAACGCATGCCACCCACCTTGCACCCCGGCGGGCCGGACCCGGGGTAATTCGGCGTGATCGGTTCCGGGACACTGGGTTCGTGACCGAAGTCGATGTGACCGTCGGCGACGAGCAGCTGCCCGAGCCGATCACCAATGCCCGGCTCACCGAACTCGTCGCGGATCCGGGCTGCCCGTACATCACGGTGAGCCGCGGCGATGACGAGTACATCCAGGCGCGGCTGCTGGACGACGGCGTATACGAACTCGAATACCGCGAGGCCGCGGACCATTTCCAGGTCTACACACCGGATCCGGTGCTGGTGCGCGACACCATGTGGTCGTGGATCGATGGCGACGACCGGTGGCGAAAGACGGTGGCGTGGTACCGAATAGATCCGGCGATACTCGAATTGTCGGCGCTGCGTGGTGAATTGACCGACATGCTGGACGGAATCGCGGCGCTGCGCGATCTTTCGCGCGAGTCGTACGCGTTCGGGGATGCGACCCTGGATGACGCTTTCGCCCGCATAGACGAGATCGCCGCCATGGAGCCCGGTTCGGATGAGGACGACGAGGTGGATTGAGCGCCCGGGGCGGACCGATACCGACCCGGGCGGCCCCTCACGGCATCAGCAACATGTGGAGGAATTGCGAGACGGACCAGATAATCTGTCCGAGGAAATGCGGGATCATCACGGTTCCTTCCTGCTCGGGGCGATTCGGGCGATGTAGGCCCGGACGTTCAGTTATTCGTCGCCGAGCAGGCGGGGGATGGGCACGGACCGTACGGTTGACCGGAAGGCGGTGGAGCCGCTGATGATCCGGCTCCACCGCGTACGGATTACTTCTCGATGTTCTCGAAGTCGAACAGGCCGCTCCAGGACATCTCGGCCTTCTTCACCTTGGTCGAGCGCCCGCCGGGCATGGTGTAGTCCCACAGCGGGATATCGGCCATATCCCTCAGCAGCACCGCCTGTGCCTGCGCGACGAGCTTGTACGACTCCTGCTCGGTCGGCGCGGCATACGCGGCGTTGAGCAGGTTGTCGAAC
This region includes:
- the xylB gene encoding xylulokinase produces the protein MTTVAGVDSSTQSCKVVVCDADTGEILDRATAPHPDGTEVSPESWWQALHSVGNGRFHRVDAIAIAGQQHGLVALDGTHRPVRDALLWNDTRSAAAAEQLVTEFGGPRAWADAVGSVPLAAFTVAKLRWFADHEPELADRTRRIMLPHDYLTWRLRGADAEPTTDRGDASGTGYWSPVTGEYRKDILSLAFRGREPELPRVAAPAEIVGWTPAGVPVAAGTGDNAGAALGLAIGPGDVVVSLGTSGTVFARNTVPSADPTGAVAGFADATGAFLPLVCTLNAARVLGSVADLLGVDQRTFEDLAAQANPGAGGIVLLPYLTGERTPNLPHVAGSLHGLRPDTMRPRNIARAAYEGMLCNMADALDALGAAPRRVLLIGGAAGSPLVARLAAEIFGVTVTVPEPGEYVALGAARQAAWALSGKADPPNWPARTAAEIPAPADATIGADIRAAYRRARQALY